In Eulemur rufifrons isolate Redbay chromosome 3, OSU_ERuf_1, whole genome shotgun sequence, a single window of DNA contains:
- the ZNF16 gene encoding zinc finger protein 16: MPSLRGRHEEAEMELPAPGPSPWTPAAQACVRDAPTVMHPGSAVCGLLCSGDAKLEAFQPHHQQPDCDTRTEDKEFLQKENIPEDLESQTEISENYAGGISQTPELGDLCDDVSERDWEVPEGERLVQSFSQEGDFTPVTVSLRSPLVEKDLDCHGFERSFSLSPNLMACQGIPTEEMPQPYDMCGQSFQHSMDLTDHEEVSTTESPLICSECGKTFQGNPDLIQHQIVHTGEMSFMCNECGKSVSQNSVLKNHHRSQVSKKAFLGHSGLAGHQGPHSGERPYVCSECGKAFSQNSSLKKHQKSHMSEKPYECNECGKAFRRSSNLIQHQRIHSGEKPYVCSECGKAFRRSSNLIKHHRTHTGEKPFECGECGKAFSQSAHLRKHQRVHTGEKPYECSDCGKPFSRVSNLIKHHRVHTGEKPYKCSDCGKAFSQSSSLIQHRRIHTGEKPHVCSVCGKAFSYSSVLRKHQIIHTGEKPYRCSICGKAFSHSSALIQHQGVHTGDKPYECRECGKTFGRSSNLILHQRVHTGEKPYECTECGKTFSQSSTLIQHQRIHNGLKPHECNQCGKAFNRSSNLIHHQKVHTGEKPYTCVECGKGFSQSSHLIQHQIIHTGERPYKCSECGKAFSQRSVLIQHQRIHTGVKPYDCTACGKAFSQRSKLIKHQLIHSRE; this comes from the exons ATGCCCAGCCTCAGAGGTCGCCATGAGGAGGCAGAGATGGAACTCCCAGCTCCAGGACCATCCCCTTGGACCCCTGCAGCCCAGGCCTGTGTGCGTGATGCTCCTACTGTGATGCACCCTGGATCTGCAGTCTGTGGTCTCCTCTGCTCTGGTGATGCTAAGCTGGAAGCCTTCCAACCTCACCATCAGCAGCCAG ATTGTGACACCAGGACTGAGGACAAGGAGTTTCTTCAGAAGGAAAACATTCCTGAGGATTTGGAATCACAGACAGAAATATCAGAAAACTATGCTGGTGGTATTTCCCAGACACCTGAGCTTGGAGATCTCTGTGATGATGTATCAGAAAGAGATTGGGAAGTCCCTGAAGGTGAGAGACTGGTGCAGTCCTTCTCCCAGGAGGGGGACTTCACACCAGTGACAGTGTCCCTTAGGAGTCCCTTAGTGGAGAAAGATCTGGACTGTCATGGTTTTGAGAGAAGCTTCAGTCTGAGCCCAAACCTGATGGCTTGTCAGGGAATCCCTACAGAAGAGATGCCACAGCCCTATGACATGTGTGGCCAGAGCTTCCAGCATAGCATGGACCTAACTGACCATGAGGAGGTTTCCACAACAGAAAGCCCACTCATATGTAGCGAGTGTGGAAAAACCTTCCAAGGAAACCCTGATCTTATTCAGCATCAGATAGTCCACACTGGAGAGATGTCCTTTAtgtgtaatgaatgtgggaaatcaGTCAGCCAGAACTCGGTTCTTAAAAACCATCATCGATCTCAAGTGAGTAAGAAAGCCTTCCTTGGGCACTCAGGTCTTGCTGGGCACCAGGGTCCCCACAGTGGTGAAAGGCCTTATGTgtgcagtgaatgtggaaaagccttcagccAGAACTCAAGCCTTAAAAAGCACCAGAAGTCTCACATGAGTGAGAAGCCCTATGAGTGCAACGAGTGTGGGAAGGCTTTTAGGCGGAGCTCAAACCTCATCCAGCATCAAAGAATCCATTCTGGGGAGAAACCGTATGTGTGCAGCgagtgtgggaaggccttcagACGGAGCTCAAACCTCATCAAACACCACAGGACTCACACAGGTGAGAAGCCTTTTGAGTGTGGtgagtgtgggaaagcctttagccAGAGTGCACACCTGAGGAAGCACCAGAGggttcacactggagagaagccttatGAGTGTAGTGACTGTGGCAAGCCATTCAGTCGGGTCTCCAACCTCATTAAGCACCACCGggttcacactggagagaaaccctataagtGTAGTGACTGTGGGAAAGCGTTTAGTCAGAGCTCCAGCCTTATTCAGCATCGGAGAATTCACACTGGGGAGAAGCCTCATGTGTGTAGCGtgtgtggaaaagcctttagttACAGCTCGGTGCTCAGGAAGCACCAGATAATCCACACGGGAGAGAAGCCGTACAGATGCAGCATCTGTGGGAAGGCCTTCAGCCACAGCTCAGCTCTCATTCAGCACCAGGGCGTGCACACCGGCGACAAGCCCTATGAGTGCCGTGAATGCGGGAAGACCTTCGGTCGTAGCTCCAACCTTATCCTTCACCAGCgagtccacactggagagaaaccgtaTGAGTgtactgaatgtggaaaaacctTCAGCCAGAGCTCAACTCTTATTCAGCATCAGAGGATTCATAATGGGTTGAAGCCCCACGAATGTAACCAGTGTGGTAAGGCCTTCAACCGAAGCTCAAATCTCATTCACCACCAGAAAGTTCATACTGGGGAGAAGCCCTACACATGTGTTGAATGCGGTAAGGGCTTCAGTCAGAGTTCACACCTTATTCAGCACCAAATAATCCACACTGGCGAGCGGCCCTACAAGTGCAGtgagtgtgggaaagccttcagtcaGCGGTCAGTCCTCATCCAGCACCAGAGGATCCACACTGGGGTGAAGCCCTATGACTGCACTGcctgtgggaaagccttcagccaACGGTCAAAACTGATTAAACACCAGTTGATTCACAGCAGGGAGTAG